The Geotoga petraea region CATTTCTCCGAGAGTTCCTTTCACTTTTTTACTTGTATATCCATTTCGGTAGTTATCTTTTTCTTCTGTTCTATCGTATTTTTCGTATCCTAGTTCTTCATCTAATTCAGCTTCTAACATTTCTTCTAATATCGTTCCTGATATCTCTTTTAGAAATCTGGTTACATCTGGTATTGTTTTTAATCCTTCTTTTTTGATCAATTCTTTGAAAAATGCTCTTTTTTCTCTTCTTTTCCTTGTTTCTTCTTTCATTTTAAAAAACACCTCCTTTGGTTTTATTTTACTACCAAATTCGGTGTTTTTTTATTTTACACAAAATTTCTTATACTCTCGAAATGCAGTGGTTTTTCCACTGCATTTTTTCTTTTTATTATTCGCTGATATCTATTTTATGTTTTTGATTCATTTCTTCGTGAAGACCTTTTAAATATTTTTCAATTCTTTCGTGTTTTTCTTCAGCTAACTCTTTTCCTTTTTTTGTATGCATTCCATCTTTCAACTTGAGTAATTTATCATAGAAATGCTGTATTTTACCCTGTATATCTCCTCTTTCATCTGCAAAGACTCTCATTATTCCAACATATCCTATGGCATCTAATCTGTCAGCATCCTGTAATATTTTTGCCTCAATAGTTTCTGGTATAACTCCTTTAGAAAAGTTATGGACAGAAATTGCATAGCTAACCTCTTTAGCTTTTGGATAATTTAAACTTTTAAGGAATTCATAAGCTATTTTAGCCCCTGTGTTGGCATGATGGCCTTTTTTAATGTTATATTTATTAAGCATTTTTTTTGATCTTCCTATATCGTGTAATAAAGCAGATATAATTACAACTTCTTTATCACATTCAACGGTATCGGCAATAAGTTTTGCATTATAAACTACTCTCAAAATATGCTCTAAATCATGATTTCCATCTAAATCAGCGTTTGTTAAAAGTTCTTCTGATTTATTAATTATATTTTCATTCATTTTACCACCTCATTTCTATTATAACATTGTAAAATTCACTAAAATCAAACATTCTTTTGTAAACAATTTTTTATGGTTTTTTTGAACTATTTGACAATAGTCCGCTCTATAAGATATAATATTTTTAATGTATATTTAAGATTAGGAGGTGTTTTTATTGGAAATATATCTTGTATTAGGCGAGATTACTGCCTTTTTACTTATACTAAATATTTGTTATTATTTGGTTAAGTTATACTATAAAAGACATAAATTTAGCTCTAAAGAAGCCAAACAAAAATTTATTCAAAGAATGAAAAAGATATCTATTTTTCATAGGTATAATGGAATTATCATTGTAATCTTGGCAATAATTCATGGAACTTTAGCTCTTGGAACTATTTTTACCCTTCATACTGGTACTATTTTGTTGTCTGCAATTATTATAAATTTACTTATTTATGTTTTGGGAAGATTAAAATTGTTAAAAAAATGGTTGTTAATTCATAGATACATGGCTTTTTTGATATTTATTTTTTTAATAATTCATTTAACAGTTCCATCGTTATTCGGATAATATAAAGGAGTTATAATTATGAAATTAAAGGAAATCTTAGTGTTGTTTTTAATGGTTATTATTTCTACATTTGTTTTTGGTGATAATCATAGCAATCAAGTGAATAGCAAAATGGTAGAAGGATTGACCTATACAAATTATATAGAAACCGAATTAGGAATGGATATTTATTGGGAATTTTCAGAAAATCAAGAATTATTCATGATGTTAAAAGCTCCCGTATCTGGTTGGATATCAATAGGATTTGAACCAAGTAAAAAGATGAAAGGTGCAAAAATAATAATTGTGGGATTTAAGGATGAAGAAGTTATTCTCGAAGAATATTATGGTAATACACAAATAAGCCATAGGAAAATAAAAGAAAAATATATAACGGAATTCTATGGAGAAAGAACAGAAGAATATTCTTTGGCTGAATTTGTAATTCCGTTAGATAATGAATCAAGATATAATAGCTTACAACCAGGTAGTATAATCAAGACTATAATTGCATACCATAATAGTTCGGATAGTTTTTCAAGAAGGCACTCTAAAAGAGATACAATAGATATTAACTTTTAAAAATAAATGCAACCATTTTAATGGCTGCATTTATTTTTATACGATGTTGTCAAAGAACTCTTGTGAAATGTATTGTGGTTCATATGATTCGTTATATTTATTGAGTTGTCTTATAAAAGCTCTCATGTGATTTTCTGATCCTTTTTTTA contains the following coding sequences:
- a CDS encoding HD domain-containing protein, which produces MNENIINKSEELLTNADLDGNHDLEHILRVVYNAKLIADTVECDKEVVIISALLHDIGRSKKMLNKYNIKKGHHANTGAKIAYEFLKSLNYPKAKEVSYAISVHNFSKGVIPETIEAKILQDADRLDAIGYVGIMRVFADERGDIQGKIQHFYDKLLKLKDGMHTKKGKELAEEKHERIEKYLKGLHEEMNQKHKIDISE
- a CDS encoding transposase, with translation MKEETRKRREKRAFFKELIKKEGLKTIPDVTRFLKEISGTILEEMLEAELDEELGYEKYDRTEEKDNYRNGYTSKKVKGTLGEM
- a CDS encoding DOMON domain-containing protein codes for the protein MKLKEILVLFLMVIISTFVFGDNHSNQVNSKMVEGLTYTNYIETELGMDIYWEFSENQELFMMLKAPVSGWISIGFEPSKKMKGAKIIIVGFKDEEVILEEYYGNTQISHRKIKEKYITEFYGERTEEYSLAEFVIPLDNESRYNSLQPGSIIKTIIAYHNSSDSFSRRHSKRDTIDINF